GGCCCGGGCGGTGAGCACGAGGCGGACCGGGCCCCGGTGGGCGGCCTCGGCGGCGGCCCGGACCCGCTCGGCGGCCAGGCCGGCGTCGTAGATGGGGTCGTCCGGGCGTCCCGTGGCGTCCTCCACCGAGCACCCGGCGAGCCCCGCCTCCAGGGCGAGCCGCACGGTGTCGGCCACGCCGGCCGGGTCGTCGGCGAAGCCGTTCTCGAGGTCGGCCGAGACCGGCAGGCCGGTCGCCCCGACGATCGCGGCGGCGTGGGCGAGCGCCTCGTCGCGGGTCACCGACCCGTCCAGCCGGCCCAGGGTGGCCGCAAAGCCGCTGCTGGTGGTGGCCAGGGCCTCGAACCCCAGCCAGGCCAGCAGCCTGGCCGACCCCTGGTCCCAGGGGTTGGGCAACAGCAGCGGCCGCCCCTGGTGGTGCAGCTCCAGGAACCGGCTGGCCGTGGCGGCGTGGTCGGGCATGGTGGCCTCCGGGTCACGGGTCCGGGGGATAATCGGGTCCCCGGCCAGAACAGGATGAGGGATCGGCATGACAGGCGACAGCGCACCCACCCGGGCCGCCGCCGACAGCCACGACCTCATCCAGGTCCGCCGGGCCAGGGAGAACAACCTGGCCAACGTCTCGCTGGACATCCCCAAGCGGCGGCTGACGGTGTTCACCGGCGTCTCCGGGTCGGGCAAGTCCTCGCTGGTGTTCGGGACCATCGCCGCCGAGTCACGGCGGCTGATCAACGAGACCTACACGGCCTTCGTCCAGTCGTTCATGCCCAACCTGGCCCGGCCCGACGTTGACGCCCTGC
This portion of the Actinomycetota bacterium genome encodes:
- a CDS encoding isocitrate lyase/phosphoenolpyruvate mutase family protein, whose translation is MPDHAATASRFLELHHQGRPLLLPNPWDQGSARLLAWLGFEALATTSSGFAATLGRLDGSVTRDEALAHAAAIVGATGLPVSADLENGFADDPAGVADTVRLALEAGLAGCSVEDATGRPDDPIYDAGLAAERVRAAAEAAHRGPVRLVLTARAENHLHGRSDLADTIARLQAYQDAGADVLYAPGLLRLEDIGRLVASVDRPVNVLALPGAPPVPELAAAGVSRVSVGGAFAFAAVGAVVEAATELREAGTYGFWQHASTGRTAAGSAFGGRDLEA